The following are encoded together in the Lepidochelys kempii isolate rLepKem1 chromosome 7, rLepKem1.hap2, whole genome shotgun sequence genome:
- the LOC140914883 gene encoding uncharacterized protein isoform X1, with amino-acid sequence MAGGVVLVQGASRGLGLHFCKHLLSARKEARVIATCRSPETASALQALHGLYPQNLTVLRLDATREAEIREAAEVVAKEHGRLDLLINSGAVLHPSARGETSLQEVSAEGLSITLATNTIGPLVMAKYFAPLLRKGTGAFGHQFADQAKQHRAVLVNLTAKVGSIGDNALGGWYSYRMSKAALNMATKNLSIELGRGKTKVVCVSLHPGTVNTDLSKPYHRNVPKDKLFTPEYSVNCLMTIIEDLDMGKTGKFFAWDGSALPCLKGDTTVQDRAD; translated from the exons ATGGCAGGCGGGGTGGTCCTGGTGCAGGGAGCCAGCAGGGGGCTCGGCCTGCACTTCTGCAAACACCTTTTATCCGCACGGAAAGAGGCGAGAGTGATCGCTACCTGCAGGAGCCCCGAAACAGCCAGCGCCTTACAAGCGCTGCACGGGCTCTATCCCCAGAACCTCACGGTGCTGCGGCTGGACGCCACCCGGGAGGCAGAGATCCGAGAGGCAGCGGAAGTAGTGGCGAAGGAGCATGGCCGGCTGGATCTGCTCATCAACTCTGGGGCAGTGTTGCATCCCAGCGCCAGAGGAGAGACGAGCCTGCAGGAGGTCTCGGCAGAG GGTCTTTCCATAACATTGGCAACAAACACCATAGGGCCCCTAGTGATGGCTAAATATTTTGCCCCTCTGTTGCGGAAAGGAACTGGAGCATTTGGACATCAGTTTGCTGACCAGGCCAAACAGCATAGGGCCGTACTGGTGAACCTGACAGCTAAAGTAGGCTCCATAGGAGACAATG CCTTAGGTGGATGGTATAGCTACAGGATGTCTAAAGCAGCTTTGAACATGGCTACCAAGAATCTCAGCATTGAACTTGGAAGAGGGAAAACTAAAGTGGTGTGTGTTTCATTGCATCCAGGAACTGTGAATACTGACTTATCAAAGCCTTATCACAGGAACGTTCCCAAGGACAAACTGTTCACCCCAGAATATTCAGTTAATTGTCTAATGACTATTATTGAGGACCTTGATATGGGGAAAACAGGAAAGTTCTTTGCTTGGGATGGATCTGCACTACCTTG TTTGAAAGGTGATACAACAGTGCAGGACAGAGCTGATTAA
- the LOC140914883 gene encoding uncharacterized protein isoform X4, with translation MAGGVVLVQGASRGLGLHFCKHLLSARKEARVIATCRSPETASALQALHGLYPQNLTVLRLDATREAEIREAAEVVAKEHGRLDLLINSGAVLHPSARGETSLQEVSAEGLSITLATNTIGPLVMAKYFAPLLRKGTGAFGHQFADQAKQHRAVLVNLTAKVGSIGDNALGGWYSYRMSKAALNMATKNLSIELGRGKTKVFER, from the exons ATGGCAGGCGGGGTGGTCCTGGTGCAGGGAGCCAGCAGGGGGCTCGGCCTGCACTTCTGCAAACACCTTTTATCCGCACGGAAAGAGGCGAGAGTGATCGCTACCTGCAGGAGCCCCGAAACAGCCAGCGCCTTACAAGCGCTGCACGGGCTCTATCCCCAGAACCTCACGGTGCTGCGGCTGGACGCCACCCGGGAGGCAGAGATCCGAGAGGCAGCGGAAGTAGTGGCGAAGGAGCATGGCCGGCTGGATCTGCTCATCAACTCTGGGGCAGTGTTGCATCCCAGCGCCAGAGGAGAGACGAGCCTGCAGGAGGTCTCGGCAGAG GGTCTTTCCATAACATTGGCAACAAACACCATAGGGCCCCTAGTGATGGCTAAATATTTTGCCCCTCTGTTGCGGAAAGGAACTGGAGCATTTGGACATCAGTTTGCTGACCAGGCCAAACAGCATAGGGCCGTACTGGTGAACCTGACAGCTAAAGTAGGCTCCATAGGAGACAATG CCTTAGGTGGATGGTATAGCTACAGGATGTCTAAAGCAGCTTTGAACATGGCTACCAAGAATCTCAGCATTGAACTTGGAAGAGGGAAAACTAAAGTG TTTGAAAGGTGA
- the LOC140914883 gene encoding C-signal-like isoform X2 → MAGGVVLVQGASRGLGLHFCKHLLSARKEARVIATCRSPETASALQALHGLYPQNLTVLRLDATREAEIREAAEVVAKEHGRLDLLINSGAVLHPSARGETSLQEVSAEGLSITLATNTIGPLVMAKYFAPLLRKGTGAFGHQFADQAKQHRAVLVNLTAKVGSIGDNALGGWYSYRMSKAALNMATKNLSIELGRGKTKVVCVSLHPGTVNTDLSKPYHRNVPKDKLFTPEYSVNCLMTIIEDLDMGKTGKFFAWDGSALPW, encoded by the exons ATGGCAGGCGGGGTGGTCCTGGTGCAGGGAGCCAGCAGGGGGCTCGGCCTGCACTTCTGCAAACACCTTTTATCCGCACGGAAAGAGGCGAGAGTGATCGCTACCTGCAGGAGCCCCGAAACAGCCAGCGCCTTACAAGCGCTGCACGGGCTCTATCCCCAGAACCTCACGGTGCTGCGGCTGGACGCCACCCGGGAGGCAGAGATCCGAGAGGCAGCGGAAGTAGTGGCGAAGGAGCATGGCCGGCTGGATCTGCTCATCAACTCTGGGGCAGTGTTGCATCCCAGCGCCAGAGGAGAGACGAGCCTGCAGGAGGTCTCGGCAGAG GGTCTTTCCATAACATTGGCAACAAACACCATAGGGCCCCTAGTGATGGCTAAATATTTTGCCCCTCTGTTGCGGAAAGGAACTGGAGCATTTGGACATCAGTTTGCTGACCAGGCCAAACAGCATAGGGCCGTACTGGTGAACCTGACAGCTAAAGTAGGCTCCATAGGAGACAATG CCTTAGGTGGATGGTATAGCTACAGGATGTCTAAAGCAGCTTTGAACATGGCTACCAAGAATCTCAGCATTGAACTTGGAAGAGGGAAAACTAAAGTGGTGTGTGTTTCATTGCATCCAGGAACTGTGAATACTGACTTATCAAAGCCTTATCACAGGAACGTTCCCAAGGACAAACTGTTCACCCCAGAATATTCAGTTAATTGTCTAATGACTATTATTGAGGACCTTGATATGGGGAAAACAGGAAAGTTCTTTGCTTGGGATGGATCTGCACTACCTTGGTAA
- the LOC140914883 gene encoding uncharacterized protein isoform X3 produces MAGGVVLVQGASRGLGLHFCKHLLSARKEARVIATCRSPETASALQALHGLYPQNLTVLRLDATREAEIREAAEVVAKEHGRLDLLINSGAVLHPSARGETSLQEVSAEGLSITLATNTIGPLVMAKYFAPLLRKGTGAFGHQFADQAKQHRAVLVNLTAKVGSIGDNATPSEDPTTSATPSEAHSPARLLMLYMPSCASSAPLPCTLAKPDSPY; encoded by the exons ATGGCAGGCGGGGTGGTCCTGGTGCAGGGAGCCAGCAGGGGGCTCGGCCTGCACTTCTGCAAACACCTTTTATCCGCACGGAAAGAGGCGAGAGTGATCGCTACCTGCAGGAGCCCCGAAACAGCCAGCGCCTTACAAGCGCTGCACGGGCTCTATCCCCAGAACCTCACGGTGCTGCGGCTGGACGCCACCCGGGAGGCAGAGATCCGAGAGGCAGCGGAAGTAGTGGCGAAGGAGCATGGCCGGCTGGATCTGCTCATCAACTCTGGGGCAGTGTTGCATCCCAGCGCCAGAGGAGAGACGAGCCTGCAGGAGGTCTCGGCAGAG GGTCTTTCCATAACATTGGCAACAAACACCATAGGGCCCCTAGTGATGGCTAAATATTTTGCCCCTCTGTTGCGGAAAGGAACTGGAGCATTTGGACATCAGTTTGCTGACCAGGCCAAACAGCATAGGGCCGTACTGGTGAACCTGACAGCTAAAGTAGGCTCCATAGGAGACAATG cgacaccatcagaggacccaaccacatcagcgacaccatcagaggctcattcacctgcacgtctactaatgttatatatgccatcatgtgccagcagtgcccctctgccatgtacattggccaaaccggacagtccctattga